The DNA segment GGTGGCGGCAATCCGGTCACCAGCAAGGTCGCAATCATCGGCCCCTCCACCGTCCCCGGCGCCGACGTCGACTATCTTTTTGCCCAGGTGCGCGTCGATCAGCAGATGGTCGACACGTCGCCGAACTGCGGCAATATGCTCGCCGCCGTCGGCCCATTCTCGATCGAAGCAGGATTGGTTTTAGCGCGAGGCGCAACGACCCTCGTCCGTATTCACAATGTGAACACCGGCAAACTGATCGAGGCAGAGGTTCCGACGCCAGACGGCAAGGTCGCCTATCTTGGCGACGCTTCGATCGACGGTGTCCCCGGCAAGGCCGCACCAATCGCGCTGACATTCATGGACGCCGCCGGAGCGCGGACCGGAAAATTGTTCCCGACCGGACAATCTCTGGAATACATCGACGGCATCGCGGTGACCTGCATCGACTGCGCCATGCCCATGGTCCTTTTCGACGCAGAGGCGATCGGCGCCACGGGAAACGAAACGGCCGCTGAACTCAATGCCGACAAGGCCGCGCTCGGCCGGATCGAAGCGTTAAGGATGGAGGCGGGCCGGCGCATGGGCATGGGCGACGTGAGCGATCAGGTCACGCCGAAGCCAGTGTTGGTCAGCAAGCCCAAGGGAAACGGCGACATCAATGTTCGGTACTTCATGCCGCACCAATGTCATCCCTCGCTTGCCACCACCGGCGCCGTCGGGATAGCCACGGCCTGCATCGCCAGAAACACCGTGGCTTCCCGGCTGACCGGCTTGCGCGCGCCCCCGCTTGTACTGTCGATCGAACACCCAAGCGGCCACCTCGATGTGAAGCTGCAAGAAAGGGACGGCAAGATAGTCGCCGGCATCTTGCGAACCGCGCGACGCCTGTTCGAAGGGCACGTTTTCGCAAAGCCTACCAAGCGCCTGTTTTGCGCGGCATAATTTGAAGTGGCTGCCGGGAGGGCACCACGTAACCTGGAGGAACAATCATGCGTAAGCTCATGCTCGCCCTCGCGGCCACCGTTGCGTTTGCCGGATCCGCCTTCGCGGAACCGGTTCGCATCAGCGTTGGCTCGTATAATCTCAACAACCTTCCCTTTCCCGTCGCTCAGGGTCTCGGGCTTTACGAGCAGGAAGGTCTTCAGGTGACCGTCGAGAACTTTGCCTCCGGTGGCTCGAAAACGTTGCAGGCGCTGGTAGCCGGCTCGACCGACGTTGCCGTAGGCTTCTACGACCACACGATTCAGATGCAGTCACAGAACAAGGCCGTCGTCGGCTTCGTACAACTTGCGCGCAACTCCGGCCTTGTCCTTGCCGGCGGCAAGAATGCCACCTTTGACCCGGCAAAGCCGGAAACCATCAAGGGTGCGAAGATCGGTATCACTTCGCCCGGATCGTCCTCCGATTTCTTCGTTCGCTATTATCTGCAGCGTCACAATCTGTTGGCGGACGACGTTTCGCTGATCGGCGTCGGCTCCGGCTCTGCAGCCGTCGCCGCACTCGAACAGGGCAAGGTCGACCTGCTTGTCAACTACGATCCGGCGGCCACCTTCATCGAAGCCAAGGGCGTCGGCAAGATCCTCATCGATGCGCGCAGCGACAAAGGCGCCAAGGAAATCTACGGCGGGACCTATCCCACCTCCGTCCTCTATGCCACCCAGGACTACATCGACGAGAACCCCGAGACGATCCAGAAGATCACGAACGCGACTGTCAAGGCATTGGAGTGGATGAACAATCACTCGGCCGAGGAGATCGTCGAGAAGCTCCCGAAAGAATTCATTTCGGGCGATAGAGAAACCTACATAAAAGCTGTCGAAAACGCGAAGGCGATCTTCTCGACCGACGGCCGCTTCAACGACGAGGACGTCAAGACGCCGCTCGCCGTTCTCAAGAGCTTCAACGAGAAGGTCGCGGCCGCGGATATCGATCTATCGAAAACCTATACCAACGACTTCATCGGCAAAGTGCCGCACGATGTCGCGAACTGATGAGGAGGAAGCCATGTCGTTGGCTGTCGTGAAACCCGTGCCGCATGCGGTCGGCCGGCAAACGCCCAAGGCGATGGTGTCGATCGATGCGGTCACCATGTCATTCGGCGCCTATGTCGCCGTTCAGGATGTCAATCTCACCGTTGCCGATGGTGAATTTCTCGCGATCGTCGGCCCGACGGGCTGCGGCAAGAGCACAATCCTCAACGCGATCGCTGGCCTTCTGAAGCCTGCGAGCGGTACGGTCTCGATCGACGGTGCGGCGGTCAAAGGCGTCCAGAACGATATCGGATATCTCTTCCAGCAGGATGCGCTGCTTCCGTGGAAAACGGCGTTGGAAAACGTCGAACTGGGCCCGATGTTCAAGGGCATTGCCGCTTCCGAGCGTCGTGAACGATCCATGGCCTGGCTCGCCAAGGTCGGCCTCAAGGGTTTCGAGCACCGCTATCCGCACCAGTTGTCGGGTGGCCAGCGCAAACGCGTCCAGATGGCCCAGGCGCTGATCACCGGGCCAAAGGTCATTCTGATGGACGAACCGTTCTCGGCGCTCGATATCCACACGCGTCATCTGATGCAGAACGAACTCTTGCGCCTGTGGCAGGAAGAGCGGCGCGCCGTCGTGATGATCACACATGACCTCGAAGAGGCCATCGCGCTCGGTGACCGCGTCGTGGTTCTGGCGGCCGGGCCGCGCAGTCACGTCATCGACAGCTTCGCGGTCGACCTCGACCGGCCGCGCGACGTGGCGGAAATCAAGCTCGATCCACGCTTCATGGATCTTTATCGCAACATCTGGGCGTCACTGCGCGGCGAAGTGGAGAAAAGCTATGAACGCCATGACTGAACGTTTGATCCAGCTCTGCCTCCTGACCGTCATTCTCGGCGGCTGGCAACTTGGCGTCGCTGCCGGCGTGATCGATGTCTTTTTCTTCCCGGCGCCGGTCGACATCTTCAACCAGGTCATATCGTGGGTGACCGATACTGATTTCTATCGCCACGTGACGATCACGCTGACAGAGACCGTGCTCGGTTATCTCATCGGCACAGGCCTTGGCGTCGCTGCCGGCGTCTGGCTTGGACTTAGCCGCAGGACGGCTCGCATTCTCGATCCATTCATCAAGGGTCTGAATGCGATCCCACGCGTCGTCCTCGCGCCGATCTTCGTGCTGTGGCTCGGCCTCGGCCTCTGGTCGAAAGTGGCACTCGCCGTCACGCTCGTCTTCTTCGTGACGTTCTTCAACGCCATGCAGGGCGTTCGTGAGGTGAACCCGGTCGTTCTGTCGAATGCCCGCATTCTCGGGGCAAAGCGGTCGGACCTGCTGCGCCATGTCTATTTTCCGGCCGCGGCAAGCTGGATCCTGTCCTCGCTGCGCACCTCCGTCGGCTTTGCGGTCGTTGGCGCCATCATCGGTGAGTATCTCGGCGCCTCCGCCGGTCTCGGCTACCTGATCGCTCAGGCCGAAGGAAATTTTGATGCAGTCGGTGTATTTGCCGGCATCATCATACTGGCAATCTTCGTGCTGATCATCGACAGCCTTCTCGACGTGGTCGAAAATCGGCTGATCAAGTGGCGGCCGAGCGCCGGCGAGCGTCCCGCCTGAAGCAAACTCCGTAAGCCGGAAACAGGGCCTCCCGAAACGGGGGCCCTGTTTGCTTTCGCGCGAGTGTCCGACCGCGCCGTCGCCTCCGCCCCACCTCAATTCAGCGGCAGTTGGCGCGCAGTCCATTCGCTTTTCGGTACTGCACCACCGATCGCAAAGCTGAAGGAAACCACCGACGTCGCCTCGGCGTCGACCTCGCATTTGAAGTCGACATTGTACCAGGTCGCCTTGCTCCGGTAGGCGCTGCCTACGGCGGTGACCGCCGAAGTCGAAATAGTCCCGGCGCGGGCTAGCATATCCGGGAAAGCGTCCGGCCTCTGGTTACGGATCTGCTCCAGCGCCTCGATGCTGCAGATCTGCGCAATGCGTGCCTTGACGGGGAGCTTGCCGAGCGCCTGCTTGATGCGCGGGTTCGACAGCGCGTTTGGCGAAAAGAGTTCTTTTGCCGGAACGAGCTCGTCGGATTTCAGATCGACCTTGGCGCCTGCCGGTTCCGGGGACTCCTGTTTCTTCGCTGTTTCCGGCGGCGGCCTTTGCACGGGAACCGGCACGCTTTCAAGGGCAGCAGCTTCTGTCTCGCCCTGTTGCGTCGCCGAGTCCGGTTGCGGCGTTGCCAGCACCGGCGGCGCCGGTTTGGCTTCAGGCGTTTCGCGCGCAGCGGTCTCTGTCCTGGGTGGCGTCGGCTTCGGCTGTTCGACGACCTTCGAGGCGTCCTCCGCCCCACTCTGGCTCTGTGGCGGCCGTTGCGCTTCCTTTACTTCGGCGCGCGGTGAAGCGGATTCGAAGGCCTGCGGCTGCGTGGCTGATGGTTTGGCGCTTGATTTCGCCGGTTCTGCCGGCGGCTTTTCTGGCGACTTCGGGCGCGGTGGCGGAACCAGCTCGACGTTGACGCTCTGTTCCTTCGCCGGCTCCGGCGGTACTTCGGGCAGCCGAAAAAGTAACAGGAACGCGACGGCCAGATGCACGGCAACCGACGTCGGCATTCCCCATCCGATCTCTCTCTTCGGCGCCTTGGCGAACTGTTGCATTGCTCAAAAGACAGCGGGCTGCAGGAGGCCGGACCGTAAGACGAAGCAGTCTTTGCCCATCCCGTTCCAGCCTGCGACGGTCAACGTCAAATAAGGGCTTGAACGGCTCTGAACAAGCGGAAAGTCCCGGAGCGCCTTCGCGTTCAGGCCGACAGTCACTCATCACGACCTCGTGGTTTCGGATCCCGGCCTTGACGGTTCATTATCTCGCCGAATGTAACGAATATAGTTTTCGTGTGCCTCTGTCCCTTGCCGAGCGCGGAAAGGAGGTGTCTCGATGAGGTTCACACGGCGAAGTATCCTTCAGGGACTTGCATTGGCTGCATCCTTGCCGGCGATGGGGCATTCCTCGCATGCTCAGGCCGCCGGCATGGTCCGCAGGGCGATCCCTTCGAGCGGCGAGGAAATACCGATCATCGGACTCGGCACTTGGATCACCTTCAACGTCGGCGACGATCCGGTGCTTCAGGA comes from the Sinorhizobium garamanticum genome and includes:
- a CDS encoding 4-oxalomesaconate tautomerase, which translates into the protein MNDLISVPCVLMRGGTSKGPFFLASDLPADQAERDQILLSVMGSGHPLQIDGIGGGNPVTSKVAIIGPSTVPGADVDYLFAQVRVDQQMVDTSPNCGNMLAAVGPFSIEAGLVLARGATTLVRIHNVNTGKLIEAEVPTPDGKVAYLGDASIDGVPGKAAPIALTFMDAAGARTGKLFPTGQSLEYIDGIAVTCIDCAMPMVLFDAEAIGATGNETAAELNADKAALGRIEALRMEAGRRMGMGDVSDQVTPKPVLVSKPKGNGDINVRYFMPHQCHPSLATTGAVGIATACIARNTVASRLTGLRAPPLVLSIEHPSGHLDVKLQERDGKIVAGILRTARRLFEGHVFAKPTKRLFCAA
- a CDS encoding ABC transporter substrate-binding protein, whose amino-acid sequence is MRKLMLALAATVAFAGSAFAEPVRISVGSYNLNNLPFPVAQGLGLYEQEGLQVTVENFASGGSKTLQALVAGSTDVAVGFYDHTIQMQSQNKAVVGFVQLARNSGLVLAGGKNATFDPAKPETIKGAKIGITSPGSSSDFFVRYYLQRHNLLADDVSLIGVGSGSAAVAALEQGKVDLLVNYDPAATFIEAKGVGKILIDARSDKGAKEIYGGTYPTSVLYATQDYIDENPETIQKITNATVKALEWMNNHSAEEIVEKLPKEFISGDRETYIKAVENAKAIFSTDGRFNDEDVKTPLAVLKSFNEKVAAADIDLSKTYTNDFIGKVPHDVAN
- a CDS encoding ABC transporter ATP-binding protein; protein product: MSLAVVKPVPHAVGRQTPKAMVSIDAVTMSFGAYVAVQDVNLTVADGEFLAIVGPTGCGKSTILNAIAGLLKPASGTVSIDGAAVKGVQNDIGYLFQQDALLPWKTALENVELGPMFKGIAASERRERSMAWLAKVGLKGFEHRYPHQLSGGQRKRVQMAQALITGPKVILMDEPFSALDIHTRHLMQNELLRLWQEERRAVVMITHDLEEAIALGDRVVVLAAGPRSHVIDSFAVDLDRPRDVAEIKLDPRFMDLYRNIWASLRGEVEKSYERHD
- a CDS encoding ABC transporter permease: MNAMTERLIQLCLLTVILGGWQLGVAAGVIDVFFFPAPVDIFNQVISWVTDTDFYRHVTITLTETVLGYLIGTGLGVAAGVWLGLSRRTARILDPFIKGLNAIPRVVLAPIFVLWLGLGLWSKVALAVTLVFFVTFFNAMQGVREVNPVVLSNARILGAKRSDLLRHVYFPAAASWILSSLRTSVGFAVVGAIIGEYLGASAGLGYLIAQAEGNFDAVGVFAGIIILAIFVLIIDSLLDVVENRLIKWRPSAGERPA
- a CDS encoding DUF930 domain-containing protein, encoding MPTSVAVHLAVAFLLLFRLPEVPPEPAKEQSVNVELVPPPRPKSPEKPPAEPAKSSAKPSATQPQAFESASPRAEVKEAQRPPQSQSGAEDASKVVEQPKPTPPRTETAARETPEAKPAPPVLATPQPDSATQQGETEAAALESVPVPVQRPPPETAKKQESPEPAGAKVDLKSDELVPAKELFSPNALSNPRIKQALGKLPVKARIAQICSIEALEQIRNQRPDAFPDMLARAGTISTSAVTAVGSAYRSKATWYNVDFKCEVDAEATSVVSFSFAIGGAVPKSEWTARQLPLN